In one window of Juglans regia cultivar Chandler chromosome 3, Walnut 2.0, whole genome shotgun sequence DNA:
- the LOC109019876 gene encoding large ribosomal RNA subunit accumulation protein YCED homolog 2, chloroplastic yields MAEACRLVSARNINPGHSHYPAAKAKSLKSPPSQFSITRATSKRNDISLKNSSRGPRRLIKISTSDGRWQGKWNCDYLLSLRDLRLQDLVEDDEHKDAQVFINLGIQKHAGFGLSVDGRILTSFSRKCSICSSPYCREIDTTFNVWVLPSSRDDSENQLPEIGGDDPSVIYVKPGNEVDLDSLVQDSIRLTTSVKDTCSELCERSEPTLHCIDGQNVGSTDKRWSRLLELRNSYPNLKK; encoded by the exons atggcagAAGCTTGCCGTCTGGTATCGGCGAGAAACATCAACCCAGGTCACAGTCACTACCCAGCTGCTAAGGCTAAATCCCTCAAGTCCCCACCATCTCAGTTTTCCATAACCAGAGCTACTTCAAAAAGAAATGACATCTCCCTG aaaaacagtAGCAGGGGTCCACGCCGTCTGATCAAAATATCAACTTCAGATGGGAGATGGCAAGGCAAATGGAACTGCGACTACCTTCTCTCTCTCCGGGACTTGCGGTTGCAAGATTTGGTGGAAGATGATGAACATAAAGATGCACAAGTTTTCATCAACCTCGGCATCCAGAAG CACGCCGGCTTTGGTCTTTCAGTCGATGGAAGGATTCTTACATCCTTCAGTAGAAAATGTAGTATCTGCTCTTCACCATACTGCAGAGAG ATTGACACAACCTTCAACGTATGGGTTCTACCATCAAGCAGGGATGATAGTGAAAATCAACTACCTGAAATTGGGGGAGATGATCCATCA GTGATCTATGTTAAACCCGGAAATGAAGTGGACCTGGATTCACTAGTACAAGACTCAATCCGTCTTACCACATCAGTAAAA GATACTTGTTCGGAGTTATGCGAGAGATCAGAACCTACATTGCATT GTATTGATGGACAAAATGTGGGTTCTACCGATAAGAGGTGGTCTAGACTCTTGGAGCTGAGGAATTCATATCCCAATTTAAAGAAGTAG